The sequence GTAAAACCATTTCCAAAAGGAGAATTTGCATCCAATAAGACAAAATCAAAATCACGGTGCAGTGCTTTATGTTGGAACCCGTCATCCAAAATCACAATATGTTTCGGAGATTGGAATTTGTTGAAATTTAAAAAGGCTTTCTTTCGATCTCGGCCAATGATAACCTGCACGTCTGGAAATGTTTCTTTATGTTGGCTTGGTTCATCACCATAAAGTCTTGGATTTGATTCAATCTGAAGAATGGCTCCTTCCCTACTTTTTTCTGCTTTATACCCGCGAGATAAAATTGTAATCGCATAACTCGGGTATGTTTCTTTAAAAAAATGAACCAAATATTGAACGAAAGGAGTTTTGCCTGTTCCCCCGACAGTGATGTTTCCAACACTGATAACAAGCGCATTAGGCAAATGAAAGGATGTAATCCCCTTTTGTTGCCTCCAAAATAAAAATCGGTAAAACAAACTAAAGGGATAGAGTAGATACAGGAATATTTTCATTGTGTTCCCAACAGGAAACAATCGTTAGCTGTGCCGTTTTTCCAATTCTTTCGCAATGGTAGAGAGACTAATTCCCTTTTCTACCATAAGCACTTCTAAATGAAAAATCAAATCTGCAATTTCATGAATCAATTCTTTTTCATTAGGATTCTTTGCGGCGATGATCACCTCACCTGCCTCTTCCCCAATTTTTTTGAGAATACGGTCAACTCCATCACGGAAAAGTTCTGCCGTATAAGACTTTTCAGGCAATTCTTCCTTACGTTTACGGAGTAGTTCTTCCAATTTCAGTAAAAAATCCATATTTCGACCTTCTAGCGACCATAGAAACTGCCCATTCCATTTCGAAAAAGCGAAAATTGACTGTTCAAACAAATGGGAAAACAATAGAATTCAGTTGATGGTTCGTAAGATTCTGCCAATTTTTTTCTTTCTTTTCTCAAGCTCCTTGTTTGCAGATTCCAATTGGGGAAGTTCAATCCAAAAGGGATTCGAAATAGCAAAACAAGACAAAAAGTTCATTATAGTTGATGTATTTGCAGATTGGTGTACATACTGTTTGGTTTTGGAAAAGGAAATTTTCCCCGATCCAGAAGTAAGCAAAGTATTGGATCAATTCGTTAGGGTTCGGTTAGATGGAGAAGAGTTTCCAAACCTTCGAAAAAAATACAATATAGAAGGTTATCCCACGATCCTATTCATTGACGGAGATGGGAACTACGTCACAAAGATTTCTGGACTTGCCACGAAAGAGGATATACTGGTCGTTTCCAAAAGGATCCTCCAAGAACCGAGTTTGGAATCCTATCTCAAAACAGAACTGAGAAAAAATCAGAACAGCCCCGACATTCATTTTAGGTTGGGCCTACTGTATTTTCAAAACAAAGAATTCGAAAAAGCGGAATTACAATTTACTGAATCCATTCAAAAATCCAAATCTTTACCAGTTCTCAAAGAAAATGCACATTTTAACCTTAACCTGGTAAAATCCATCCATGGGCCTAAAGACTCAGCCGTTAAATCATGGAAAGAATATTTAGAATTATATCCAGCTTCATCCCGCAAAATGACCGCTAAACTTTACTATGGACTTACGTTAAAAGATGCAGGTGAATCTAAACTAGCAAAGTCAATTCTTACAGAGATAAAACCACAATTGGTTTCAGAAACAGATAAAACTATGTGTAACGAGGCTTTGTCGGAAATAGAAAGAGGATTTTAGTCCAACCAAAACTAAACTTGGTTGGACTAAAAGTTTATCGGTTACCGATTGAATAATAAGTAAAACCCAACTCATTCATAAGAGTTGGTTTGTATTGGTTTCTTCCATCAAATACAAGAGGAGTTTTTAGAAGCGATTTTATTTTATTAAAATCAGGTTCTCTAAATTCTCTCCATTCTGTTAATAAAAGCATCGCATCCGCACCTTGGAGTGCAGAATATGCGTCTTTTTTATATTCTACTTTTCCATCAAAATAATACTTTGATGTTTCGGCAGCAGCTGGATCGAATACTTGGATTTTTGCTCCATTTTTATGTAATTCATAAATGAGAGGAATGGAAGGTGCTTCCCGCATATCATCGGTTCCTGGCTTAAAAGCCAATCCCCAAATACCAAACGTTTTTCCTTTCATATCAGTTGATTTAAAGTGTTCGAAAATTTTATCGGTCAAACGAGTTTTTTGTTTTTCGTTTACATCTTCCACTGATTGAATGATATGCATAGGTGCTTTTACTTCTTCTGCGGTTCGAAGTAAGGCTCTCACATCTTTAGGAAAACAAGATCCACCATAACCAATCCCCGCGTATAAAAACTGACGTCCAATTCTTGAGTCAGTTCCCATTCCCTTTCTTACATCATCATAGTTTGCACCTAACGCATCACATAAATTTGCAATCTCATTTACGAATGAAATCTTTGTGGCGAGGAAGGCGTTACATGCATATTTTGTAAGTTCTGCGGAACGAATACTCATTGTAATGATTGGGTTGCCGTTAAGAACAAATGGAGAATACAATTCGCTCATTTTTTTGGCTGCTTTTTCTGATTCAGCGCCGATCACAACTCTTTCCGGTCGCATAAAGTCATCAATCGCAGCACCTTCTTTTAAGAATTCTGGATTAGACACAACATCAAACGGGTGTTTTGTGTTTTTTGCAACAATTGCTTTCACTTGGTCTGCAGTTCCAACAGGAACCGTTGATTTATCTACAATGATTTTATATCCGTTCATTGTTTTACCGACTTCTTCTGCGACGGCAAAAACAAATCGCAAATCAGCAGAACCGTTGTCAGAGGTTGGTGTTCCAACAGCGATGAATACAAATTCCGAAGACTCAACTCCATCCTTCAAGGAAGTGGAAAAATGTAACCTTCCTTCTTTGTGGTTGCGTTCCACAAGTTCGGAGAGACCAGGTTCGTAAATGGGAATGATCCCTTGTTTTAGGTCATTGATTTTCTTTTCATCTTTATCAATACAAATGACGTCATTGCCATACTCTGCAAAACAGGTACCTGCTACGAGGCCCACATATCCGGTTCCGACCACACAAACTTTCATAGGATTTCCAGAATTTAGGTTTTTCCTTTGAGGGAAACCGTTTTTCTATTCCGATTTGGAAACGGTTTGGATTTGGAATTCCGTAGGTAAATGGCAAAGGCCTACGAATTTTTCGATTTTTCCTCGTTCTACCTCAAAGTCCAAAATGGATTCGGCCCAAAAATAGCTGCCTTCCATATGGGTCTCTCCTTTATGGATGGAAACTCCCAAACTGTATTTCCCATCACTAAATTGGATGGGGAATTGGAATTCGACAACAATACGTTCCAACTCTTGGATCTTCACATTTCGTTTGCCCAAGTGGTATGAATTGGTTCCAAAGATACGGATCCCCTTTTCACTATCGATATGGAATCCAATGGTAGCATCGCTTATCGTTTTTGTTGTTTGGAATTCTATTCGCAGAGTGGCTGTGGCTCCCAGGAAGTGATGGTTTGTGTCCAATCCCTTATCATTCCGGAGTGAAACCAAAACATTTTGGATCGATTCCGAATTTGGAACTGAGGAAGGTTCTGCTTTTTTGGCCAAGACATGCATATATTCTTCGATGGCAAGTCTTGGACTTCCATCAAACAACAAACTGCCATGGTCCAGAAGGATTGCTCTTGTACAAAAATAAGAGATGAGTCCAAGATCATGGCTCACAACCAAAATACAAGACCCAAGATTAGAAAACTCTTTGATTCGTTTCAAACATTTTTGTTGGAAACTTGCATCACCAACGGCTAAGGCTTCGTCCACAATTAAGATGTCTGGGCGTTTTGCAGTTGCGAGACTAAAACCAAGACGCATAGCCATTCCGGAACTATAATTCTTTAAAGGGGAATTTCGAAATTCTTTCAACTCAGCAAATTCAAAAATAGAATCGATTAGTTCTTTGATCTCAGATGGTTTATATCCCCAAACAAGGCCGTTGTAATATACATTTTCTTCACCAGAAAGTTCTGGATTGAATCCAACACTGAGTTCGAGGAGAGCCCGAACCGAGCCATTCACAACCAGATTTCCTTTATCTTTACTGATAACACCCGTAATTAATTTTAAGAGTGTTGATTTGCCTGCTCCATTTTTTCCGATGATTCCTAAGATTTCGCCAGAACCAACACGAAGATTTAACGATCGTATGGCGGTAAAATTTAAATCAATGCCGAAATATCCGAAACTGATTCCTGCTAATATTCGTTTCCAAGGTCTTGAAAATCCATGGTAGTCCTTAGTTAGATTTTCTAAAACAACAGAAGGCATAGATCAAAGATGGTCCAAAATGACCGACTGAAATTTACGTTTCGCAAGTAAATATACGAGAAGGAAAAAGAAGAGAAAAGGTAAAATTTGAATCCAATCAAATTGTGGAGTGTAACCCGAAATGACAGAGGTTCGAAAGATATCCAAAGGAATGGTAAAGGGATTAAAACGATTCCATTCTTTTAAATACCCAGTAGGATAATATAAAACCGGGATTCCCCAGAATATCAACTGACTCACCAAACGGATAAGAGGTGATATATCTTTTAACAAAATATTTAACCTTGAAAGATAATGGAGAAGTAACATCAAATACAACCCGGCAAAAACAAGAATGGTATACCCAAAAAAAATTCCAGACAGGTTTAGTTTACCAGAATAAGCCAGATATAAAAATACTGGAATGGAAGTGACTAAACTGTGGATGAGAAACTGAACATAAGGAATCCATAAAAACAAATCGATTCCAAGACTGGAACGTTTGAGTAAACTTCGGTTATCAGTGAGAATCCCTGTACCACGAACCAAAAGTTCTTGGATGGGGATCCAATAGAGGAGCCCTGTTAAAAGATAAGCAGTGAAATCTTCTTGTGTGGAGGGGGTTTTTAAGTTGAGCACCAAAAAAACCAGTGCGTACAAACTAATGAGTACTAGGTTCTGCAAAAACATCCAGGAGATTCCTAAAAAGGATCCTGCATACTGCAGTGCGTAGTCTCGTCGAACGAGAGCCCAAAGTATGGAAACTTTCTCCATACTTTGATTGTCGGCCATAGGCCCCCAGTTCTAGAACGGGAAGCCTGTTTTTGGTCCTACATCCTTTTCAGGTTCTTTTGGCCAAGAGTGGAGAGAGATGGGGACACCCATTCTCCATTTTGAACCACTTCCCCTTGGAAAGCTTCCAGTAAATACTCTTCAAAGGTCTTCCCAGTTTGGTTCTGGGAAAATCCCTTTTTCGGGCCCTGGCCTGCGAGGCCTTGGTCCTTGTGGCGGTTGTAAGCGGGTTGTTGGATGGATCGAACGATCATAGGTTTTTCCTCCCCGTCATCATGTTAGACGACATAAAACTAAAAAATAATACCAATAATATACTAAACGCTTGTTTACACTACTTAACATTTGGAAAGTTAAGTCAATATTTTTTTCACGTCTTTATCGGTTTCTATATATAAATTTAGCATTCCCCTGGGACAAAACCCGCCCTTGTTTGATTTTTTTTCACTGGGAGGTTAAGAATATGTCCCTTTTTAGAAAAAAGCAATCGGACTTCGGGCAAAAAATGGAAAATTCAGACCCCAATCCTGGTGGATTGGCAGAAAATTGGGATAATTTTGTGGATTTCTTTCGTACAGACTTTGTCTGGCGTAGAAAAAAAGCCGGACCAAGTCACCATCCCACAACTTTTAAAAGCAGGGTTCCCACCCCATTTGGCCGCTGCTTGGAAAGAAAAGTCCAAACAACCCCCGGAAAAATTTTTAGAATGGAAAAAATCGCTCAAAGGAAAGGAGGCAGCCCTTGTTTCCAAGGTATGGAAAGAACAAAAAATTACACTTTACGACAACAAACAAAAGTTTGCTGGTAACAAAACATTCAAAAAGAACAAAAGTTCCCTCTCGAAAGAAGACAATACAAAAACCAAAGAAGGGTTCGATCCTACTTATGAAATTTTTTTTGGAATGAGTTACCAAAATTTAGATGTAAGGTATCTACCAAGAAAAGAAAAAAATCATTCCTCCGTGTTTCTCGGCGGACGAGGGAAAGGACAAATTTGGATTTTGGAAAAACGAGATGAAGAATTTTCTTACGGAGTCAACCTAACATACCAAACATTTCGATTCACATCGGGGAATCGTTATAAACCAATTCCCCACTTTTACTTTGCAAAAGATCCAAACTTTTATTCTCAATTGGAACGAACTGGTTCTCCTCTCCCCCAACCCATTACACTTTCTAATTTCTTCGGGTACCGGTTATTATTAGATACAAAAGAATATGAACTTGGGATTTATCATGCAAATGCATTTTCATCTTATCCTGGACTTTATTTTGTATCACCAAACAAATCCTATTCGGGTGTTTGGTCAGCCGGAGATAACAAATCCAGTTTCTACATCAATGATGTTTGGAATTCCAAAGACTGCGGTACTCACCGAATCCAATCCGAATCCATATACAACAAACAAGAATCCGTTGGGTTTGTTTATTTAAAATCAGAGTTCCTTGAGTCCAAATTCTTCCTTGATGCTACCGTGTATAGGGACTCACCCCTTCTTTATGGAATGGTATCACCCGATGAAGTGAGGCCACAAATCCCACAAAACCTAGGTTACTCAAGAATGAGTTTCAAACATTTAGTTGGATCAGAGTTTTTAGGTTCCATGGAAGGACATCGGTATGAAAATGGAAGGTCAGGATTTTTTCCATTTTTCGTAAGCGAATGGGGAAACCTAATTTATCGGTATCGGGAATACAATGAGTCAGGGAACTACCATTGGAATGAAATTGGAAGAGCTGCATTTTATGAATGGAGAAAGGAAAAAGCGGTACTTTCCTTTGGATTTGAATCGAGAGAGAATGGAGGCCAGTGGGAAGGAAAACTAGCGATTCCTTTTGGAACTAGTAACTTACTTGAGTTCAGTGGTATTTTCAGAGAAGGGCAACCAAAAACTAGAGCATGGTTTGAAAACTGGACTTATGCTACTGATTTTAATATCAACTTAACCGATAGACAAGAAATCATCAAACTCAAATGGGTGAGTCCGTTTATTTCACTAAACGTGAGTTATTCGGAAAAAGAAAATGACCCCAATCCCATTTTATTTATCAACTTTCAGTTATTACATAAAATTGATCTTTAATAGAGAAGATCATCGGTTCTAACTTCTATATATTCAATAAGCTTAAAGATAGGAACCGATTGTCTGTCGGCAAATTCTTTTGGTTCTGCGGGGAGTTTTTTAGGTGTGGGCAGAGAAGAACGTCTTCCTCTTTCATCTACTGAATAAAAATAATATCCGATCCATTCCCCTTTCACTCGGTAAGGATTGCCAAAAAACAAATCCTTCACAAAAAATTCAGCATCCAAATCGAATTTATTCCGTCTGTATCGGTAATGAATTTCATCCCCGTTTAAGTCATAAAAAACAACAAAATCCCCTTGTTTACCCTTATAAAACAATTTCCATTCCAAGGGAAAAGTCCCCGATTTTTGGAACTCTGATTTTCCATCCAAAATTCTTTTTTCAGAACGGGAAATTGGCCCCGTATAACGACCGTCATCTTCTGCATCAATAGAAATTCCCGAAAATGCAAAAAGGAAAATCAGTAAAGAAGTGAACACTCTCCAATTCATTTGGGTTCTTCTTCCGATTTTTCTTCCGATGGTTTTTCTTCATCGGGAACGGTTTCTTTCCCATTGATTTGGTCAATGGCTTTTTTGGCAGCCTTCTGCACTTTCGGGCTTGGGTCCCGGTCTCTTTTGTATTCCAATAATTCTAAAGCTTTGGGATCTTTTAGATTTCCCATAAACTCGATGGCACGTAGTCGCACCATACTATCATCATCACGAGCAAATTCATTTAGTTCCTGAAATACTTCTTTGTCACCCATGGTCACAAGAGCGCCAATCGCATAAATTTTTAAGGATTGGGCTTTTTTTGCATCCAACTTACCTGCTGTTTTTTTAAGAGAGTCAAGTAGTTCATATAACTTTGGTTTTGCTGTCTCTGATTTTAATTTCCCCAATGTATTCATCGAATAACATCGCAAAGTAGTCGGTTGGATTTCATCAAATGCAACTTCCATTAGAGCGGATTCTGCATCAGAATAAAGCACTGATCCAAAATACAAAGCAATTTGACCACGCATGTCGGCGTTATTAAATTTTTCACGAAACTTGGTTTCCAAAAAAGGAGCAGCGGTTTTTCCCTCTGGCAATTCCCCTAAAGCACTGATGTAGAGGCTCAGTGAATTGGAATTTTTTGTAAAATCTTCCTTTTTTACTTTTTCGAGTAAGGGGTTTGTGGCTTCCGCTAATTTCATTTTTTTAGCAGAAGTGACAGCTTGTTTGGCAACGTCTTCATTTACATCTTCAAACAAACCAATGATGCTGTCTTTGTTTTCTTTTAGATCCAAATCACCAATGGTTTTTAAGAGAACAATTTTCATCCCCATGTCTTTTTCTGTTTTTAATTGTTCACCAACTAAGGTATAAAGTTCACCTGCACTTTCTTTGGGAAAACGAGTGAGCTCACCTAATGCTTGTTTTCTTTCTTGGCTTGTTCCATAACGAACCATTTTGGAAAGGACATCTTTTTTTTTGGTGATTTGTTCTGGACTGAGTTCTTTCTCCTTCCCCCAAACAGAGGAAAGAGAAAAAAAGGCCAATAAAATTAAGAAGAGATTTTTTTTACTGCTGCTGAGATTCCAATTCGATGATGCGACGGTTGAGGGCTTGGATGAGATGTTGGTTTTCCAAGTTTTGCCTGAACTTATCAAGTAGGTCTTTGATGTCTTTGGAGAGTTCTTCAATGTTCCAAGGTTTTTCGACATACCGACTAAGTCCCCCGTTATTAATGGCGTAAATTGCAGAATCTAGTCCCGCCTGGCCTGTCAGTAGGATTTTGATCGCATCAGGAAGACGGTGGTGCACCTGCTCCAAAAATCGATCCCCTTTCATTCCAGGCATCACTTGGTCAGAAACAATCAACTCTACGATGTCGTTGCTACTGATGATTTCGTCGATGAGGGAAAGTGCTTCTTCGGCACTGCCGGCAGTCTCGATGATATGGGATTCGCCAAATCGAGCCAGAAGTTGTTCTGCAAGCGTTTCCAATACCGATACTTCATCATCGACACATATAATATAACCTTTACTCATTTGGGACCCTTTCCTTGGAACAATACAACCCTAGTTCTTTTATGTCGATTCAGTTTTGTGGCAATTTGTAGATAGTTTTTGGTGGAACTGTGTCAAGAAGAGGGACCCTCCAGATATCCTTGGCATACTCCCGAATCGTCCTGTCAGAAGAAAACTTACCTGACCTGGCTACATTCAAAATGGATTTTTTTGTCCAAGTGGTTTCGTCCAGATAATCTCTCGCCACCAAGTTTTGGGTTTCGTCATAGGCATTAAAATCAGCCATCAGTAGATAATTGTCAGTATAATACAAACTATCATAAATGGGTCCAAAAATTCCTGGTTCACCCATAGAGAAGAAATTCTCCCGGATCATGAGAAGTACCCGGTGCAGTTCATCGTTTTTGCGTATGTAATCCGCTGGTTGGTATCCTGCTTCTTTCAAACGAAACACTTCTTCTGTATGGAGTCCGAAGATGTAAATATTTTCAGGCCCCACTTCCTCAAGAATTTCCACATTGGCCCCATCCAAAGTTCCAATGGTCAATGCACCGTTTAACATAAATTTCATGTTACTGGTTCCAGAGGCTTCGGTTCCTGCAGTTGATATTTGTTCAGATAGATTGCTGCCTGGAATGATTTTTTCTGCTAAACTCACTCTGTAGTTTGGTAAAAAAACCACTTTCAATCTTTCCGCCACATCGGGATCACGATTGATGACCCATGCCACGTTATTGATGAGTTTGATGATGAGTTTGGCCATATAATAACCAGGGGCAGCCTTACCACCAAAAATTACGGTTCGTGGTGTCATTTCACGAGATGGATTTTCTTTGATCCTCCTATACAAAGCAATCACTCTCAAAATATTGAGTAGTTGGCGTTTGTATTCATGAAACCGTTTGATTTGTACGTCGATGAGTGATTTTGGATCGATGGTGATTCCTGTTTCACTTTTGATGAGTTTCGACAATTCATCTTTTGCAGTCTGTTTTACCATTCGCCAATCATTTTGGAAATCGGCTTCATCTACAAAGGATTCTAATTCTTTTAATTTCGAAAGATCAGTCGTAAATCCGTTTCCAATTCGTTTGGAGATTAGGTTCGCCAAACTTGGGTTTGATTGGAGTAACCAACGACGTGGGGTGATCCCATTGGTTTTGTTATTAAATTTTTCAGGGAAAACTTTGGTAAAGGCCTGGAAAATGGTTTTTTTGATAAGTTCCGAATGAAGTTCGGCAACCCCATTGACCCGATAAGATCCAATGACAGCCAAGTTTGCCATACGAATCCTTTTTTCATTTCCTTCTTCTATGATGCTGACTCTTTGGATTTCCTCATCGGACAAAATCCCTTTGTTCCGAACCTCAGTCAAAAACCGGTGGTTGATTTCATAAATGATTTCTAAATGTCTTGGAAGGAGTTTTTCAAAAAGTTCCACTCGCCATGTTTCCAAAGCTTCTGGCAAAACCGTATGGTTGGTATAAGAAAAAACTTTAGTGACGATCTCCCAAGCTGGCTCCCAATCCATCTCTTCATTGTCGAGAAAAATTCGCATTAGTTCTGCAATCCCAATGCTTGGATGGGTATCATTCAATTGGATGGCTACAAAGTTAGGAAGTTCTTTCAGATTTTGATTCGATTCACGATACTGAATTAAAATATCTTGGAGAGAAGCACAAACCATAAAGTATTGTTGTTTGAGTCTTAGCACCTTTCCTTGTTCGGTGGTGTCATTGGGATACAATACTTTGGAAATATTTTCGGAAATAGATTTATCTTGTACGGCTTTCATATAATCACCGTGGTTAAAATAATCCAAATTAAATTCTTCTGAAGATTTGGCGGCCCAGAGCCTTAAATAGTTCACCGTACTCGTGTTAAATCCAGGGATGGGATAATCATGTGCAGAAGCAAGAACCGTTTCATCAGGAACCCAATCATGTTGGATTTTTCCTTTCCCCGAAACCCTTGTTTCTGTATGACCAAAAAAACCAACAGAAAAGGAAATATCTGACCTTACCACTTCATAAGGAACCCCGTCTGCATCCCAGTGGTCGGGCATTTCCAATTGGCTTCCATTGGCAATGATTTGGTTAAAAATTCCATAATCATATCGAATTCCATACCCAAACCCAGGGACATTCAGTGTGGCCATTGAATCTAAAAAACAAGCCGCAAGCCGGCCAAGGCCACCGTTACCAAGTCCTGCATCGGTTTCAAATTCTAAAACATCCGTTAGTTCAAAACCAATCCCTCGAAGCATCACTTGGATGGTTTCGTATAACCCCAGATTGATGAGAGCATTCATAAGAGTGCGGCCCATTAAAAATTCTAATGAAAAATAAAACACTCGTTTGGGATTTTCATTACGATAACGTTCGTGAGTGACATTCAAACGATCGATTAAAAAGTCTCTGATGGTATGTCCAAGTGCTTTGTATATATCTTCGTTTTTAAGATTGAATCTGTTTTTGCCAATGGTATATTCCAAATGGTGGGCAAATTGTTTTTCCATCGAAGCCAAGTCGGCTTTTTGTTCTTCTGATAAAAGGGTAATTAAACGAGGATTGTTGACAACCATGCTAAAGGATGGTAAAGAACCCGAGAAAGAGATTCAAGTAAAAAGAAAATTTTTAATCGCGAGCGCTGACCTTTCGTTCCAAAGTAAGTACTGCATCTTTCCCGATTTTATGTTTGGCGAACCAACCTTGGTTGACTTCCAAAGCATACATCGCCGGTTTTCTTGCATTATAAACTTCTTCGGTTTGGTTGGGTTTCATATCGAATGATTCTAAAAGTCGCATATCTTCTGAAAAATAACCAATCGACAAAGGGATAAGGGTGTTCTTCATCCAAAAACTTAAAAAATCGGAACGAGGAAAAACAAAAAGCATTCCTTCATCCTCTCCGAGTTTCGTACGATACATAAGACCTGTGGCTCTCGTAGAAGGAGTGTTGGCAATTTCTAATTTCAAAACACGGTCA is a genomic window of Leptospira bourretii containing:
- the hisE gene encoding phosphoribosyl-ATP diphosphatase — protein: MDFLLKLEELLRKRKEELPEKSYTAELFRDGVDRILKKIGEEAGEVIIAAKNPNEKELIHEIADLIFHLEVLMVEKGISLSTIAKELEKRHS
- a CDS encoding tetratricopeptide repeat protein; the encoded protein is MVRKILPIFFFLFSSSLFADSNWGSSIQKGFEIAKQDKKFIIVDVFADWCTYCLVLEKEIFPDPEVSKVLDQFVRVRLDGEEFPNLRKKYNIEGYPTILFIDGDGNYVTKISGLATKEDILVVSKRILQEPSLESYLKTELRKNQNSPDIHFRLGLLYFQNKEFEKAELQFTESIQKSKSLPVLKENAHFNLNLVKSIHGPKDSAVKSWKEYLELYPASSRKMTAKLYYGLTLKDAGESKLAKSILTEIKPQLVSETDKTMCNEALSEIERGF
- a CDS encoding UDP-glucose dehydrogenase family protein; translation: MKVCVVGTGYVGLVAGTCFAEYGNDVICIDKDEKKINDLKQGIIPIYEPGLSELVERNHKEGRLHFSTSLKDGVESSEFVFIAVGTPTSDNGSADLRFVFAVAEEVGKTMNGYKIIVDKSTVPVGTADQVKAIVAKNTKHPFDVVSNPEFLKEGAAIDDFMRPERVVIGAESEKAAKKMSELYSPFVLNGNPIITMSIRSAELTKYACNAFLATKISFVNEIANLCDALGANYDDVRKGMGTDSRIGRQFLYAGIGYGGSCFPKDVRALLRTAEEVKAPMHIIQSVEDVNEKQKTRLTDKIFEHFKSTDMKGKTFGIWGLAFKPGTDDMREAPSIPLIYELHKNGAKIQVFDPAAAETSKYYFDGKVEYKKDAYSALQGADAMLLLTEWREFREPDFNKIKSLLKTPLVFDGRNQYKPTLMNELGFTYYSIGNR
- a CDS encoding ABC transporter ATP-binding protein — encoded protein: MPSVVLENLTKDYHGFSRPWKRILAGISFGYFGIDLNFTAIRSLNLRVGSGEILGIIGKNGAGKSTLLKLITGVISKDKGNLVVNGSVRALLELSVGFNPELSGEENVYYNGLVWGYKPSEIKELIDSIFEFAELKEFRNSPLKNYSSGMAMRLGFSLATAKRPDILIVDEALAVGDASFQQKCLKRIKEFSNLGSCILVVSHDLGLISYFCTRAILLDHGSLLFDGSPRLAIEEYMHVLAKKAEPSSVPNSESIQNVLVSLRNDKGLDTNHHFLGATATLRIEFQTTKTISDATIGFHIDSEKGIRIFGTNSYHLGKRNVKIQELERIVVEFQFPIQFSDGKYSLGVSIHKGETHMEGSYFWAESILDFEVERGKIEKFVGLCHLPTEFQIQTVSKSE
- a CDS encoding ABC transporter permease, producing MEKVSILWALVRRDYALQYAGSFLGISWMFLQNLVLISLYALVFLVLNLKTPSTQEDFTAYLLTGLLYWIPIQELLVRGTGILTDNRSLLKRSSLGIDLFLWIPYVQFLIHSLVTSIPVFLYLAYSGKLNLSGIFFGYTILVFAGLYLMLLLHYLSRLNILLKDISPLIRLVSQLIFWGIPVLYYPTGYLKEWNRFNPFTIPLDIFRTSVISGYTPQFDWIQILPFLFFFLLVYLLAKRKFQSVILDHL
- a CDS encoding LIC12298 family protein, with translation MIVRSIQQPAYNRHKDQGLAGQGPKKGFSQNQTGKTFEEYLLEAFQGEVVQNGEWVSPSLSTLGQKNLKRM
- a CDS encoding LIC_11959 family protein, whose product is MNWRVFTSLLIFLFAFSGISIDAEDDGRYTGPISRSEKRILDGKSEFQKSGTFPLEWKLFYKGKQGDFVVFYDLNGDEIHYRYRRNKFDLDAEFFVKDLFFGNPYRVKGEWIGYYFYSVDERGRRSSLPTPKKLPAEPKEFADRQSVPIFKLIEYIEVRTDDLLY
- a CDS encoding HEAT repeat domain-containing protein, which encodes MAFFSLSSVWGKEKELSPEQITKKKDVLSKMVRYGTSQERKQALGELTRFPKESAGELYTLVGEQLKTEKDMGMKIVLLKTIGDLDLKENKDSIIGLFEDVNEDVAKQAVTSAKKMKLAEATNPLLEKVKKEDFTKNSNSLSLYISALGELPEGKTAAPFLETKFREKFNNADMRGQIALYFGSVLYSDAESALMEVAFDEIQPTTLRCYSMNTLGKLKSETAKPKLYELLDSLKKTAGKLDAKKAQSLKIYAIGALVTMGDKEVFQELNEFARDDDSMVRLRAIEFMGNLKDPKALELLEYKRDRDPSPKVQKAAKKAIDQINGKETVPDEEKPSEEKSEEEPK
- a CDS encoding response regulator is translated as MSKGYIICVDDEVSVLETLAEQLLARFGESHIIETAGSAEEALSLIDEIISSNDIVELIVSDQVMPGMKGDRFLEQVHHRLPDAIKILLTGQAGLDSAIYAINNGGLSRYVEKPWNIEELSKDIKDLLDKFRQNLENQHLIQALNRRIIELESQQQ
- a CDS encoding glycogen/starch/alpha-glucan phosphorylase, whose translation is MVVNNPRLITLLSEEQKADLASMEKQFAHHLEYTIGKNRFNLKNEDIYKALGHTIRDFLIDRLNVTHERYRNENPKRVFYFSLEFLMGRTLMNALINLGLYETIQVMLRGIGFELTDVLEFETDAGLGNGGLGRLAACFLDSMATLNVPGFGYGIRYDYGIFNQIIANGSQLEMPDHWDADGVPYEVVRSDISFSVGFFGHTETRVSGKGKIQHDWVPDETVLASAHDYPIPGFNTSTVNYLRLWAAKSSEEFNLDYFNHGDYMKAVQDKSISENISKVLYPNDTTEQGKVLRLKQQYFMVCASLQDILIQYRESNQNLKELPNFVAIQLNDTHPSIGIAELMRIFLDNEEMDWEPAWEIVTKVFSYTNHTVLPEALETWRVELFEKLLPRHLEIIYEINHRFLTEVRNKGILSDEEIQRVSIIEEGNEKRIRMANLAVIGSYRVNGVAELHSELIKKTIFQAFTKVFPEKFNNKTNGITPRRWLLQSNPSLANLISKRIGNGFTTDLSKLKELESFVDEADFQNDWRMVKQTAKDELSKLIKSETGITIDPKSLIDVQIKRFHEYKRQLLNILRVIALYRRIKENPSREMTPRTVIFGGKAAPGYYMAKLIIKLINNVAWVINRDPDVAERLKVVFLPNYRVSLAEKIIPGSNLSEQISTAGTEASGTSNMKFMLNGALTIGTLDGANVEILEEVGPENIYIFGLHTEEVFRLKEAGYQPADYIRKNDELHRVLLMIRENFFSMGEPGIFGPIYDSLYYTDNYLLMADFNAYDETQNLVARDYLDETTWTKKSILNVARSGKFSSDRTIREYAKDIWRVPLLDTVPPKTIYKLPQN
- a CDS encoding DUF192 domain-containing protein; protein product: MKTRIGILLVLLILSVCKQAESFPSQTNTPEVLFGSVADRVLKLEIANTPSTRATGLMYRTKLGEDEGMLFVFPRSDFLSFWMKNTLIPLSIGYFSEDMRLLESFDMKPNQTEEVYNARKPAMYALEVNQGWFAKHKIGKDAVLTLERKVSARD